The following are from one region of the Quercus robur chromosome 1, dhQueRobu3.1, whole genome shotgun sequence genome:
- the LOC126731345 gene encoding disease resistance protein RPV1-like isoform X2 codes for MALVTTKGASSSSSSFTHQPKNFNVFLSFRGEDTRFGFVSHLYHALCLQGIHTFIDNDLERGEEISTELLKTIENSTLSVIIFSENYASSAWCLDELAKIIECWENIQSVLPTFYKVDSYGVRKSVLPIFYKVDPSKVRKQQGKFGEALTRHEENFNDKEKVQRWRKALLKAGGISGWHCNNSSNECELIQEIVKEISKSKLNQMELHVAKYPVGIKSRAEALITHLYIESNEDIHMVAIYGLGGVGKTTIAKDIYNKISHHFKAKVFLENVRERSQTNEGIICLQKILLSKILGSRNLEVCNVSIGITMINECLCQKRVLIILDDVDNLDQIEKMLGKCDQFAAGSRIIMTTRNKRLLGTLGNGISTYEYEVKELNENEAIELFSKHAFQSNKPNGDYLELAHKVIHYAKGLPLALVVMGADLYRRPKLEWESALKKYEKIPNGDIQKILKISYDGLDENEQNIFLDIACFFKGYCMNYDKVVAILEGCDLEPVDGISRLIDKCLVTGDHYNELSMHDLLQRMGREIVRQESPQNPGERSRLWHCEDVLEVLTENTGSDIIQSIRLDPSEPIELQLNAQIFRKMKNLRLLTIHNVRCQGHLEYLPNGLNLLDWPEYPFPLLPFHFSPKNLVVLNMAGNQLEKTFKQVFAFKTLSYVDFSRCESILKIPDLSMSPNIKELKLAHCKNLVKIDDSVGRLDKLEVWDLKGCEKLETLPSCLSMKSLRSFNLTYCESLKMFPPNISQEMKSLKRLYLYGTGISELPQSFGNLTGITDLDLGNWTGQLHFPGSIYNLQCLQILYLIGDFTFPKDEEPLCNSYGGFSKYVFPSLNSLFFSDFSNLSEMEFILNYCCPPTLGELYINGSNIVNLPKSIDRFQSLEFLEIARCYGLEEIPRFPQSVRYVSAPAREILVQIPEILRLPPNIPPCLGVSSHMLIGPHPHSSSTISPVSVPEKYVFLSDYNFVVDLLGDEIIEIPNWLNHQRNGNSISFFIGPEIPTITLCLCVEIKMIAYDIYDVNYHAVISINGCERLFESSCFSNKYGAQLVFCCRLQSSLQILFEDLNLGDRNLVQIFCEASNDTGKIVSEIKRVGVHVECICSPQKSQKVSKKRNWPLESRICTCLCLAQTHCQCPKQLCSTYSTGPTSVHSGYSDNCIISSAMDGGGSSSISLSSNSGLSMDVTNGSEFDFGFQSTLGDGFDMGSSSLIDDSDFSPYP; via the exons ATGGCGCTTGTGACCACCAAAGGAGCctcatcttcctcttcctctttcacCCACCAACCCAAGAACTTCAATGTTTTTTTGAGTTTCAGAGGTGAAGACACCCGTTTTGGTTTTGTAAGCCATCTGTATCACGCTTTGTGTCTCCAAGGTATTCACACCTTCATCGATAATGATCTTGAAAGGGGAGAAGAAATTTCTACAGAGCTTCTCAAAACCATTGAGAATTCAACGTTGTCAGTTATTATATTTTCTGAAAACTATGCATCCTCCGCTTGGTGTTTGGATGAACTTGCTAAGATTATTGAGTGTTGGGAAAATATTCAATCGGTGTTACCAACTTTTTACAAAGTGGATTCATATGGAGTTCGTAAATCGGTGTTaccaattttttacaaggtgGATCCATCTAAAGTTCGTAAGCAGCAAGGAAAGTTTGGGGAAGCACTAACTAgacatgaagaaaattttaatgataaaGAGAAAGTACAAAGGTGGAGGAAAGCTCTACTTAAGGCAGGCGGAATTTCTGGATGGCACTGCAATAACAG CAGCAACGAATGTGAACTTATCCAAGAAATTGTTAAAGAGATCTCAAAGTCTAAACTAAATCAGATGGAATTACATGTTGCTAAATATCCAGTTGGAATAAAGTCTCGTGCAGAGGCTTTAATAACACATTTATATATTGAATCAAATGAGGATATTCACATGGTAGCGATCTATGGCCTTGGTGGAGTAGGCAAAACTACAATCGCAAAAgatatttataacaaaatttcaCATCATTTCAAAGCAAAAGTTTTTCTAGAGAATGTTAGAGAGAGGTCACAGACAAATGAAGGCATAATATGTCTACAAAAGATACTTCTTTCTAAGATCTTAGGGAGCAGGAATTTGGAAGTGTGTAATGTATCTATTGGAATCACTATGATAAATGAATGTCTTTGCCAAAAGAGGGTTCTTATCATACTTGACGATGTGGATAATttggaccaaatagaaaaaatgcTTGGAAAATGTGATCAGTTTGCTGCTGGAAGTAGAATCATTATGACAACAAGAAATAAACGCTTGCTTGGAACTCTTGGAAATGGTATTTCAACCTATGAATATGAGGTCAAGGaattaaatgaaaatgaagCTATTGAACTCTTTAGTAAGCATGCTTTCCAAAGTAACAAACCCAATGGAGATTATTTGGAACTTGCGCACAAAGTTATACATTATGCCAAAGGCCTTCCACTAGCTCTTGTAGTAATGGGTGCTGATCTGTATCGAAGACCAAAACTTGAATGGGAAAGTGCTctaaaaaagtatgaaaaaattCCGAATGGAGATATTCAAAAGATACTGAAAATAAGTTATGATGGATTAGATGAAAATGAACAGAATATTTTCCttgatattgcatgtttcttcaAGGGATATTGCATGAATTATGATAAGGTTGTGGCTATACTAGAAGGTTGTGATTTAGAACCAGTAGATGGTATTTCAAGACTTATTGATAAATGTCTCGTGACTGGTGATCATTATAATGAATTGTCAATGCATGATTTGCTACAAAGAATGGGTAGAGAAATTGTTCGACAAGAATCACCACAAAATCCAGGAGAACGTAGTAGACTATGGCATTGTGAGGATGTTCTTGAGGTATTAACTGAAAATACG GGGTCAGATATAATTCAAAGCATAAGGTTGGATCCGTCTGAGCCAATAGAGTTGCAATTGAATGCACAAATATTTCGTAAGATGAAAAATCTTAGATTGCTTACAATTCACAATGTACGTTGCCAAGGACACCTTGAATATCTTCCCAATGGGTTAAATCTGCTTGATTGGCCTGAATATCCATTCCCTCTGCTTCCATTTCATTTTTCTCCTAAAAATCTGGTCGTACTCAACATGGCCGGTAACCAATTAGAGAAAACATTCAAGCAG GTTTTTGCATTCAAAACCTTGAGTTATGTGGACTTCAGTCGGTGTGAATCCATTTTGAAAATACCCGACTTATCAATGAGCCCAAACATAAAGGAATTGAAACTTGCGCACTGTAAAAATTTAGTTAAGATTGATGACTCCGTGGGGCGTCTTGATAAGCTTGAAGTGTGGGACCTTAAGGGTTGCGAAAAACTTGAAACTCTTCCGAGTTGTCTCTCGATGAAGTCTCTTAGATCTTTTAATCTTACTTACTGCGAAAGCCTTAAGATGTTCCCCCCCAATATTTCGCAAGAAATGAAAAGTTTAAAGAGGTTATATTTGTACGGGACTGGAATTAGTGAGTTGCCTCAGTCATTTGGGAATCTCACTGGGATTACTGATTTAGATCTAGGAAACTGGACGGGACAGCTACATTTTCCAG GTAGCATCTATAACTTACAATGTCTTCAGATTCTCTATCTTATTGGCGATTTCACATTTCCGAAGGACGAGGAGCCACTGTGCAATTCTTACGGAGGCTTTTCCAAATATGTTTTTCCAAGCTTGAACAGTCTATTTTTTTCCGATTTTTCAAATCTCTCAGAAAtggaatttattttgaattattgtTGCCCCCCTACATTGGGAGAATTATATATCAATGGTAGCAATATTGTTAACCTCCCAAAAAGCATTGACAGATTTCAGAGTTTAGAATTTCTCGAAATCGCACGTTGCTATGGACTTGAGGAAATTCCAAGGTTTCCACAAAGTGTAAGATATGTATCTGCACCAGCAAGGGAAATATTGGTTCAG ATTCCAGAAATATTAAGGCTTCCACCAAATATACCACCTTGTTTAGGTGTGAGTAGCCACATGTTAATAGGTCCACACCCCCACTCATCTTCTACAATATCCCCAGTGAGTGTCCCCGAGAAGTATGTCTTCCTTAGTGACTATAACTTTGTGGTAGATTTACTTGGGGATGAGATCATTGAGATTCCAAATTGGTTAAACCACCAACGCAATGGAAATTCAATATCATTCTTCATTGGTCCAGAAATTCCAACAATTACTCTGTGTCTGTGTGTTGAGATTAAAATGATAGCGTATGATATTTATGATGTTAATTATCATGCTGTCATTTCCATCAATGGTTGTGAACGACTGTTTGAAAGCTCATGTTTTAGTAATAAATATGGTGCGCAGCTGGTGTTTTGTTGTAGACTTCAGAGCTCATTGCAGATACTATTTGAGGACTTGAATCTAGGTGATCGGAATCTTGTTCAGATTTTCTGTGAAGCCTCAAATGATACTGGAAAAATTGTTTCTGAGATTAAAAGGGTAGGGGTCCATGTAGAATGCATTTGTTCTCctcaaaaatcacaaaaagtTAGCAAAAAGAGAAACTGGCCCCTAGAATCAAGGATCTGCACATGTTTGTGTTTAGCACAAACCCATTGCCAGTGTCCAAAGCAGCTTTGCTCCACATATTCAACAGGACCAACTTCAGTGCATTCAGGCTATTCGGACAATTGTATTATCTCAAGTGCTATGGATGGTGGCGGGTCATCCTCGATTTCTTTGTCATCTAATTCAGGGCTTTCTATGGACGTGACAAATGGGTCtgaatttgattttggatttcaaTCAACCCTTGGTGATGGGTTTGACATGGGTTCTTCCTCTTTAATAGATGATTCTGACTTTAGTCCATATCCATAG
- the LOC126731345 gene encoding disease resistance protein Roq1-like isoform X11, producing the protein MALVTTKGASSSSSSFTHQPKNFNVFLSFRGEDTRFGFVSHLYHALCLQGIHTFIDNDLERGEEISTELLKTIENSTLSVIIFSENYASSAWCLDELAKIIECWENIQSVLPTFYKVDSYGVRKSVLPIFYKVDPSKVRKQQGKFGEALTRHEENFNDKEKVQRWRKALLKAGGISGWHCNNRMGREIVRQESPQNPGERSRLWHCEDVLEVLTENTGSDIIQSIRLDPSEPIELQLNAQIFRKMKNLRLLTIHNVRCQGHLEYLPNGLNLLDWPEYPFPLLPFHFSPKNLVVLNMAGNQLEKTFKQVFAFKTLSYVDFSRCESILKIPDLSMSPNIKELKLAHCKNLVKIDDSVGRLDKLEVWDLKGCEKLETLPSCLSMKSLRSFNLTYCESLKMFPPNISQEMKSLKRLYLYGTGISELPQSFGNLTGITDLDLGNWTGQLHFPGSIYNLQCLQILYLIGDFTFPKDEEPLCNSYGGFSKYVFPSLNSLFFSDFSNLSEMEFILNYCCPPTLGELYINGSNIVNLPKSIDRFQSLEFLEIARCYGLEEIPRFPQSVRYVSAPAREILVQIPEILRLPPNIPPCLGVSSHMLIGPHPHSSSTISPVSVPEKYVFLSDYNFVVDLLGDEIIEIPNWLNHQRNGNSISFFIGPEIPTITLCLCVEIKMIAYDIYDVNYHAVISINGCERLFESSCFSNKYGAQLVFCCRLQSSLQILFEDLNLGDRNLVQIFCEASNDTGKIVSEIKRVGVHVECICSPQKSQKVSKKRNWPLESRICTCLCLAQTHCQCPKQLCSTYSTGPTSVHSGYSDNCIISSAMDGGGSSSISLSSNSGLSMDVTNGSEFDFGFQSTLGDGFDMGSSSLIDDSDFSPYP; encoded by the exons ATGGCGCTTGTGACCACCAAAGGAGCctcatcttcctcttcctctttcacCCACCAACCCAAGAACTTCAATGTTTTTTTGAGTTTCAGAGGTGAAGACACCCGTTTTGGTTTTGTAAGCCATCTGTATCACGCTTTGTGTCTCCAAGGTATTCACACCTTCATCGATAATGATCTTGAAAGGGGAGAAGAAATTTCTACAGAGCTTCTCAAAACCATTGAGAATTCAACGTTGTCAGTTATTATATTTTCTGAAAACTATGCATCCTCCGCTTGGTGTTTGGATGAACTTGCTAAGATTATTGAGTGTTGGGAAAATATTCAATCGGTGTTACCAACTTTTTACAAAGTGGATTCATATGGAGTTCGTAAATCGGTGTTaccaattttttacaaggtgGATCCATCTAAAGTTCGTAAGCAGCAAGGAAAGTTTGGGGAAGCACTAACTAgacatgaagaaaattttaatgataaaGAGAAAGTACAAAGGTGGAGGAAAGCTCTACTTAAGGCAGGCGGAATTTCTGGATGGCACTGCAATAACAG AATGGGTAGAGAAATTGTTCGACAAGAATCACCACAAAATCCAGGAGAACGTAGTAGACTATGGCATTGTGAGGATGTTCTTGAGGTATTAACTGAAAATACG GGGTCAGATATAATTCAAAGCATAAGGTTGGATCCGTCTGAGCCAATAGAGTTGCAATTGAATGCACAAATATTTCGTAAGATGAAAAATCTTAGATTGCTTACAATTCACAATGTACGTTGCCAAGGACACCTTGAATATCTTCCCAATGGGTTAAATCTGCTTGATTGGCCTGAATATCCATTCCCTCTGCTTCCATTTCATTTTTCTCCTAAAAATCTGGTCGTACTCAACATGGCCGGTAACCAATTAGAGAAAACATTCAAGCAG GTTTTTGCATTCAAAACCTTGAGTTATGTGGACTTCAGTCGGTGTGAATCCATTTTGAAAATACCCGACTTATCAATGAGCCCAAACATAAAGGAATTGAAACTTGCGCACTGTAAAAATTTAGTTAAGATTGATGACTCCGTGGGGCGTCTTGATAAGCTTGAAGTGTGGGACCTTAAGGGTTGCGAAAAACTTGAAACTCTTCCGAGTTGTCTCTCGATGAAGTCTCTTAGATCTTTTAATCTTACTTACTGCGAAAGCCTTAAGATGTTCCCCCCCAATATTTCGCAAGAAATGAAAAGTTTAAAGAGGTTATATTTGTACGGGACTGGAATTAGTGAGTTGCCTCAGTCATTTGGGAATCTCACTGGGATTACTGATTTAGATCTAGGAAACTGGACGGGACAGCTACATTTTCCAG GTAGCATCTATAACTTACAATGTCTTCAGATTCTCTATCTTATTGGCGATTTCACATTTCCGAAGGACGAGGAGCCACTGTGCAATTCTTACGGAGGCTTTTCCAAATATGTTTTTCCAAGCTTGAACAGTCTATTTTTTTCCGATTTTTCAAATCTCTCAGAAAtggaatttattttgaattattgtTGCCCCCCTACATTGGGAGAATTATATATCAATGGTAGCAATATTGTTAACCTCCCAAAAAGCATTGACAGATTTCAGAGTTTAGAATTTCTCGAAATCGCACGTTGCTATGGACTTGAGGAAATTCCAAGGTTTCCACAAAGTGTAAGATATGTATCTGCACCAGCAAGGGAAATATTGGTTCAG ATTCCAGAAATATTAAGGCTTCCACCAAATATACCACCTTGTTTAGGTGTGAGTAGCCACATGTTAATAGGTCCACACCCCCACTCATCTTCTACAATATCCCCAGTGAGTGTCCCCGAGAAGTATGTCTTCCTTAGTGACTATAACTTTGTGGTAGATTTACTTGGGGATGAGATCATTGAGATTCCAAATTGGTTAAACCACCAACGCAATGGAAATTCAATATCATTCTTCATTGGTCCAGAAATTCCAACAATTACTCTGTGTCTGTGTGTTGAGATTAAAATGATAGCGTATGATATTTATGATGTTAATTATCATGCTGTCATTTCCATCAATGGTTGTGAACGACTGTTTGAAAGCTCATGTTTTAGTAATAAATATGGTGCGCAGCTGGTGTTTTGTTGTAGACTTCAGAGCTCATTGCAGATACTATTTGAGGACTTGAATCTAGGTGATCGGAATCTTGTTCAGATTTTCTGTGAAGCCTCAAATGATACTGGAAAAATTGTTTCTGAGATTAAAAGGGTAGGGGTCCATGTAGAATGCATTTGTTCTCctcaaaaatcacaaaaagtTAGCAAAAAGAGAAACTGGCCCCTAGAATCAAGGATCTGCACATGTTTGTGTTTAGCACAAACCCATTGCCAGTGTCCAAAGCAGCTTTGCTCCACATATTCAACAGGACCAACTTCAGTGCATTCAGGCTATTCGGACAATTGTATTATCTCAAGTGCTATGGATGGTGGCGGGTCATCCTCGATTTCTTTGTCATCTAATTCAGGGCTTTCTATGGACGTGACAAATGGGTCtgaatttgattttggatttcaaTCAACCCTTGGTGATGGGTTTGACATGGGTTCTTCCTCTTTAATAGATGATTCTGACTTTAGTCCATATCCATAG
- the LOC126731345 gene encoding disease resistance protein RUN1-like isoform X8 gives MALVTTKGASSSSSSFTHQPKNFNVFLSFRGEDTRFGFVSHLYHALCLQGIHTFIDNDLERGEEISTELLKTIENSTLSVIIFSENYASSAWCLDELAKIIECWENIQSVLPTFYKVDSYGVRKSVLPIFYKVDPSKVRKQQGKFGEALTRHEENFNDKEKVQRWRKALLKAGGISGWHCNNSNECELIQEIVKEISKSKLNQMELHVAKYPVGIKSRAEALITHLYIESNEDIHMVAIYGLGGVGKTTIAKDIYNKISHHFKAKVFLENVRERSQTNEGIICLQKILLSKILGSRNLEVCNVSIGITMINECLCQKRVLIILDDVDNLDQIEKMLGKCDQFAAGSRIIMTTRNKRLLGTLGNGISTYEYEVKELNENEAIELFSKHAFQSNKPNGDYLELAHKVIHYAKGLPLALVVMGADLYRRPKLEWESALKKYEKIPNGDIQKILKISYDGLDENEQNIFLDIACFFKGYCMNYDKVVAILEGCDLEPVDGISRLIDKCLVTGDHYNELSMHDLLQRMGREIVRQESPQNPGERSRLWHCEDVLEVLTENTGSDIIQSIRLDPSEPIELQLNAQIFRKMKNLRLLTIHNVRCQGHLEYLPNGLNLLDWPEYPFPLLPFHFSPKNLVVLNMAGNQLEKTFKQVFAFKTLSYVDFSRCESILKIPDLSMSPNIKELKLAHCKNLVKIDDSVGRLDKLEVWDLKGCEKLETLPSCLSMKSLRSFNLTYCESLKMFPPNISQEMKSLKRLYLYGTGISELPQSFGNLTGITDLDLGNWTGQLHFPGSIYNLQCLQILYLIGDFTFPKDEEPLCNSYGGFSKYVFPSLNSLFFSDFSNLSEMEFILNYCCPPTLGELYINGSNIVNLPKSIDRFQSLEFLEIARCYGLEEIPRFPQSVRYVSAPAREILVQIPEILRLPPNIPPCLGVSSHMLIGPHPHSSSTISPVSVPEKYVFLSDYNFVVDLLGDEIIEIPNWLNHQRNGNSISFFIGPEIPTITLCLCVEIKMIAYDIYDVNYHAVISINGCERLFESSCFSNKYGAQLVFCCRLQSSLQILFEDLNLGDRNLVQIFCEASNDTGKIVSEIKRVGVHVECICSPQKSQKVSKKRNWPLESRICTCLCLAQTHCQCPKQLCSTYSTGPTSVHSGYSDNCIISSAMDGGGSSSISLSSNSGLSMDVTNGSEFDFGFQSTLGDGFDMGSSSLIDDSDFSPYP, from the exons ATGGCGCTTGTGACCACCAAAGGAGCctcatcttcctcttcctctttcacCCACCAACCCAAGAACTTCAATGTTTTTTTGAGTTTCAGAGGTGAAGACACCCGTTTTGGTTTTGTAAGCCATCTGTATCACGCTTTGTGTCTCCAAGGTATTCACACCTTCATCGATAATGATCTTGAAAGGGGAGAAGAAATTTCTACAGAGCTTCTCAAAACCATTGAGAATTCAACGTTGTCAGTTATTATATTTTCTGAAAACTATGCATCCTCCGCTTGGTGTTTGGATGAACTTGCTAAGATTATTGAGTGTTGGGAAAATATTCAATCGGTGTTACCAACTTTTTACAAAGTGGATTCATATGGAGTTCGTAAATCGGTGTTaccaattttttacaaggtgGATCCATCTAAAGTTCGTAAGCAGCAAGGAAAGTTTGGGGAAGCACTAACTAgacatgaagaaaattttaatgataaaGAGAAAGTACAAAGGTGGAGGAAAGCTCTACTTAAGGCAGGCGGAATTTCTGGATGGCACTGCAATAACAG CAACGAATGTGAACTTATCCAAGAAATTGTTAAAGAGATCTCAAAGTCTAAACTAAATCAGATGGAATTACATGTTGCTAAATATCCAGTTGGAATAAAGTCTCGTGCAGAGGCTTTAATAACACATTTATATATTGAATCAAATGAGGATATTCACATGGTAGCGATCTATGGCCTTGGTGGAGTAGGCAAAACTACAATCGCAAAAgatatttataacaaaatttcaCATCATTTCAAAGCAAAAGTTTTTCTAGAGAATGTTAGAGAGAGGTCACAGACAAATGAAGGCATAATATGTCTACAAAAGATACTTCTTTCTAAGATCTTAGGGAGCAGGAATTTGGAAGTGTGTAATGTATCTATTGGAATCACTATGATAAATGAATGTCTTTGCCAAAAGAGGGTTCTTATCATACTTGACGATGTGGATAATttggaccaaatagaaaaaatgcTTGGAAAATGTGATCAGTTTGCTGCTGGAAGTAGAATCATTATGACAACAAGAAATAAACGCTTGCTTGGAACTCTTGGAAATGGTATTTCAACCTATGAATATGAGGTCAAGGaattaaatgaaaatgaagCTATTGAACTCTTTAGTAAGCATGCTTTCCAAAGTAACAAACCCAATGGAGATTATTTGGAACTTGCGCACAAAGTTATACATTATGCCAAAGGCCTTCCACTAGCTCTTGTAGTAATGGGTGCTGATCTGTATCGAAGACCAAAACTTGAATGGGAAAGTGCTctaaaaaagtatgaaaaaattCCGAATGGAGATATTCAAAAGATACTGAAAATAAGTTATGATGGATTAGATGAAAATGAACAGAATATTTTCCttgatattgcatgtttcttcaAGGGATATTGCATGAATTATGATAAGGTTGTGGCTATACTAGAAGGTTGTGATTTAGAACCAGTAGATGGTATTTCAAGACTTATTGATAAATGTCTCGTGACTGGTGATCATTATAATGAATTGTCAATGCATGATTTGCTACAAAGAATGGGTAGAGAAATTGTTCGACAAGAATCACCACAAAATCCAGGAGAACGTAGTAGACTATGGCATTGTGAGGATGTTCTTGAGGTATTAACTGAAAATACG GGGTCAGATATAATTCAAAGCATAAGGTTGGATCCGTCTGAGCCAATAGAGTTGCAATTGAATGCACAAATATTTCGTAAGATGAAAAATCTTAGATTGCTTACAATTCACAATGTACGTTGCCAAGGACACCTTGAATATCTTCCCAATGGGTTAAATCTGCTTGATTGGCCTGAATATCCATTCCCTCTGCTTCCATTTCATTTTTCTCCTAAAAATCTGGTCGTACTCAACATGGCCGGTAACCAATTAGAGAAAACATTCAAGCAG GTTTTTGCATTCAAAACCTTGAGTTATGTGGACTTCAGTCGGTGTGAATCCATTTTGAAAATACCCGACTTATCAATGAGCCCAAACATAAAGGAATTGAAACTTGCGCACTGTAAAAATTTAGTTAAGATTGATGACTCCGTGGGGCGTCTTGATAAGCTTGAAGTGTGGGACCTTAAGGGTTGCGAAAAACTTGAAACTCTTCCGAGTTGTCTCTCGATGAAGTCTCTTAGATCTTTTAATCTTACTTACTGCGAAAGCCTTAAGATGTTCCCCCCCAATATTTCGCAAGAAATGAAAAGTTTAAAGAGGTTATATTTGTACGGGACTGGAATTAGTGAGTTGCCTCAGTCATTTGGGAATCTCACTGGGATTACTGATTTAGATCTAGGAAACTGGACGGGACAGCTACATTTTCCAG GTAGCATCTATAACTTACAATGTCTTCAGATTCTCTATCTTATTGGCGATTTCACATTTCCGAAGGACGAGGAGCCACTGTGCAATTCTTACGGAGGCTTTTCCAAATATGTTTTTCCAAGCTTGAACAGTCTATTTTTTTCCGATTTTTCAAATCTCTCAGAAAtggaatttattttgaattattgtTGCCCCCCTACATTGGGAGAATTATATATCAATGGTAGCAATATTGTTAACCTCCCAAAAAGCATTGACAGATTTCAGAGTTTAGAATTTCTCGAAATCGCACGTTGCTATGGACTTGAGGAAATTCCAAGGTTTCCACAAAGTGTAAGATATGTATCTGCACCAGCAAGGGAAATATTGGTTCAG ATTCCAGAAATATTAAGGCTTCCACCAAATATACCACCTTGTTTAGGTGTGAGTAGCCACATGTTAATAGGTCCACACCCCCACTCATCTTCTACAATATCCCCAGTGAGTGTCCCCGAGAAGTATGTCTTCCTTAGTGACTATAACTTTGTGGTAGATTTACTTGGGGATGAGATCATTGAGATTCCAAATTGGTTAAACCACCAACGCAATGGAAATTCAATATCATTCTTCATTGGTCCAGAAATTCCAACAATTACTCTGTGTCTGTGTGTTGAGATTAAAATGATAGCGTATGATATTTATGATGTTAATTATCATGCTGTCATTTCCATCAATGGTTGTGAACGACTGTTTGAAAGCTCATGTTTTAGTAATAAATATGGTGCGCAGCTGGTGTTTTGTTGTAGACTTCAGAGCTCATTGCAGATACTATTTGAGGACTTGAATCTAGGTGATCGGAATCTTGTTCAGATTTTCTGTGAAGCCTCAAATGATACTGGAAAAATTGTTTCTGAGATTAAAAGGGTAGGGGTCCATGTAGAATGCATTTGTTCTCctcaaaaatcacaaaaagtTAGCAAAAAGAGAAACTGGCCCCTAGAATCAAGGATCTGCACATGTTTGTGTTTAGCACAAACCCATTGCCAGTGTCCAAAGCAGCTTTGCTCCACATATTCAACAGGACCAACTTCAGTGCATTCAGGCTATTCGGACAATTGTATTATCTCAAGTGCTATGGATGGTGGCGGGTCATCCTCGATTTCTTTGTCATCTAATTCAGGGCTTTCTATGGACGTGACAAATGGGTCtgaatttgattttggatttcaaTCAACCCTTGGTGATGGGTTTGACATGGGTTCTTCCTCTTTAATAGATGATTCTGACTTTAGTCCATATCCATAG